GGACGTCTGTGGGATTCTGATTCCCGGCGTTGAGAATTGTGACGCGAGGTTTGACATTTCTTAAAACAACTTGGATAAACTCTCCTGTTTCAGGATGGACAGTGAAGATGGATTGCAAGATTGTGTGGTGGTTTACGGCGTCTTCCCATGCTTGGCGGAACTTTGGCACGAGCACAACACCCGCGTTGGGAGGTGAGACCAATCGCCAGATCGAAACCGTCTCATAAGACGCATTCTCCTTTTGGAAACTAAGCAGAATTCCCTGCTGCAGTGTCGAGCATCCGTATatatcaacaacatcgccagAGTTGATCCCTATACGGAGCAGTTGTTCATTCAGCAGTGTGTCAAGTCCATCGTACGACATATTGAGAAGGGGGAGGTCAGATAGTGTCAGAACAGGGCCAGACTTCAATAGCTGGTCAACCGTGGACTCAACTTGACGGTGGAATAGACCCGCCCATCCCTGCAGTCGCTCTTGATGTTTCATTTTCTCGTGTACGTCGAAGGACACTAGCAGTTCATCGTCCTGAACAGAGGCTTCAATCTCAATTAATGCGAAGCGCCTCGCTGTGGAAGCCATTTCTGTAATAGCGCCTGCGCCGTCGTCCAAGTCCGCATGTTTGAACAGACCATCGTCTTTCTCGAGTTGTTGGAACTTGCCCGTAAAGTTGAGCGATATCTCAGACACCTCATGGCCCTCAAACATGGTGCGGCCAGATTCACTATGATAGCGACATGAGAAATACGGTTGGCCTTTGCTGGGAACTTTCCGTCTGAAATCCTTTGCAAGACGAATAGCATGCAAGGCCGAGGTGTTTTGACACACTGGCAATTGTAAGGGATACTGCGTAGTAAACCAGCCGACGGTGGACGAGACGTCGCAGTGACTCTCATCAAATGGCTCCCTACCATGTCCCTCCAGCCATATAGTCGCTACCTCCCTTTCTGGGAACATCTGAACGAATGTGTAGGCCAAAgtgccgatgatgatgtcaagGGGCTCGGTTCGCAGCGGCCCATTGCAATCGCCAAAAAGTTTTGCGGTACAAGACTTATCAAACCTTAAACTGTAACTCGTACAGCCCGCAAATGTGTTTTCTAGCTGGTCAATCCCCCAGAACCCTACTTGAAGCGGTGGTACGTAGTACGGCAAGACGGACAGAGGAGACAGACTCGCTCCAACTCGAGCTTGACGTCGGCACCATGCACGAAAAGTCATTGTGGGATGAGACATGAGACGCCCGTGGGATATAAAGTCCTCAATGTCACCCCAGATGATTCGCCAGGACACCAAATCAACCACTGTATGGTGCGCCGAGAGAAGTACCATCTGCTCTCCGTTCGGAACTCTGTAGATATCGCAGGCAAACACAGGACCTAACTGGAGATTCATCGTCTCCTGTCGGTGCTGACCAAGTGTGGCAATCTCGGCATGGTTTTGTACCACATGTTCCGTGAAAGCGAAGGACTGGGGGTCATTTTCATCACATATTTGCTGCATCCAACGTCCGGTGGCTGGGTCTTTCTGGAAGCGACAGCGTAGCATGTCATGTCGACAGACTACAGCATTCAATGCTCTTTGAAGGAGCTCGAATGAAACGATGCTACTCAGCTTCAATAGAAAGCTTTGGTTCCAGTGATTAAATCCGTCAGGGTAAGTGTTGAAGAACATTTGTTGTACTGGAGAAAGGTCAAACGGACCTTCGGCAATATCGTCCTCGTCTCCCAAGTTTTGGATGTCTTCTATCCCGCGTACCGTACATCGACTGGCCAGCTTTTTGATCGTCGACGCTTGCAAAAGGTCGCTGATGGTAAACGAGATATTGTGAAGCTTGCACTGAGAGACTATCTGCATTGCGGTGATTGAGTCGCCACCTATTCTTGTAAAATCCTCGTTGACTCCGACATCCTCGACTGGCAAATCCATGACTGACATCCACGACTGTTGAATAATAGCTTCTATGTTGCTAAGTGGCTCTTCCGGTTCATTCTGTACGTTGCTGGTCTTAGAGTACCGATGATACAACGATTCTCCCATGATGCGAAGAGACTTTCTGTCGGTTTTACCACTTGTAAGCATCGGGGGACTAAACATGGGTATAATGGCTGTCGGCATTAAAAAGCGAGGGATTCTGTCCACCAGACGGGTTCTCagtccatcaacaagatCGGCGACAGCTAATTCATGCGCGTCCTCAGTCATTTGGGAGGCGTCTTGGCCCTTTAGCGTGATGAACACAACGATTGTAAGGGACTGTGACTTCTTCACTTGAATAACCTCAGCCGTTATGAGAGCAGATACCCCCTCTGGAAGGGCCAGCAGAACGTGCTGCTCAACTTCGCCAAGCTCAACCCTCTGCCCACGGATTTTGACTTGCGTGTCCGTTCGCCCAACGTACTGTAGCGAGCCATCTGGACGATATTGGACCATGTCTCCAGTACGGTAGAGTCTTCCTCGACGACCGTGCACTTTGGCGGCACCCATGGTCTTTGATGTGCAGCGAGTGAGCCATTCTGGATCTTCAATGAAGGATTTGCTCGTTGCCGATTCGTTATTCAGATATCCTCGACCAACCAAGGGGCCCTCAACCCAAAGCTCACCGACTTCGCCGAGTTTGCTGGGAGTGTTCGTTTCAGGATCGATTACCCATGTACACACTCCTGCTCCTCGTCCTATAGCAATATCACCTGGTTTAATCTCAGAAAATGCTACAACTGGGGTACACTCAGCCGGACCATACacattgaacattttggTTTCACCGTTGACTAGAAATGTGTCGCCGGGTAGGACAGGCTCGCCGCCAGTGAGGATTGTAGACATCCGTGATAATGCCTTTTCGCCTACAATTCGTGCCACGGATGGTGTAAAGTCAGCGTGGTTCACGCCATATCGCTCCAAGCAACCTGCAAGATCATTGTCCCTCTCTTCCTGCGAAGGTATGCAGAGGCACCCTCCGGAAGTAAAAGTTTGAATGATATTAGACCAGGCAGGATCAAATGCATAAGATGAGAAGTTGAAAACTCGTGAGGAGGATGAATAGCCCAGTTGGACCTGTTGATAAGTTACAGCTGATGCGAAATTTGAATGGGTAATCAAGGCCCCCTTGGGAACGCCGGTACTGCCCGAAGTGAAACAGAGATATAATACGTCTGACGGGTCAACAACAGGAAGCGTTGATACTGACGGATTCCAATCCTGGTTTGGTCCGACAAGAATGGTTGTATGATTGCCGAGTTGAAAAGAGAGAGACTCATTCGCAATAGATGATAGAACTAGTGGTGCCTCTGCTTGTGCGATGATGGATCGCAGGCGCTCGAGTGGTTGCGTTGTGTCCAATGCTAAGCATGCAGCACCTGCTTTCATGACGGCCACGGTGGCGATGGGCATCCAAGCAGACTTTTCAAATACAAGAGGCACAATCTTCCCCTGAACTCCAGTGCCGCATACATGGAGGGCCAACCGAGTCGACATGACGTCTAGTTGTTCATATGTGAAGTCTCCGTCCCACGCATTGATGGCCGGACGCAAAGGGTTCATCAATACCCTTCGAGTTATCATGTCATGGATACACTCTAGCGTCGGTAGTGGTACGGTTTCATTCCAACTGAAAGCTTGGCAGATGTGCCATGGTTCACCGTGGAGTAGTTGTAgactttgatggccaatGTTGCTATCGTTGAGATGCCGTAGAGCGGAGACGAAGTCATCGATAACAAAATCCATGTGATCCTGAGCAATAACTGTCGAGTCGAACATAACCCGTAAATCAACTCCGCTGGAGCCCAAAAAACATTCAACCACCACTGGGTACGTGTCTGAGGTTGACCCGGCCTTGTTATCATGGACTTCAGTTAAGAACAGGGAGTCTTCGTCCTTGCTACTACCCGTGCTACTTGGCTGTATCACCAGTAGTGTCTGAAAATTGCAACCGGTTGCTGCTTTATCACTCATTCGTGCAATCTTCTGCAGACCGGTGTGTTCATATGAAATCATATCTGCTGTCTGACCTTGCACCATCTCGAGTAGCTGGTTGATGCTTGTATCCCAATCGAATAAAACTGCTACAGGTATTGTTGCAATGGTCGGGCCTGCAATCAGCTCGATTCCCTCTaaagcagcttgacgacCGGTAACTGTTAACCCAAAGAGAGCTTCGCAGGAACCAGTCGCGTTTGCAGTAGCAACCGCCCATGCCGCTTTGAGAAGGGTCGCTGGAGTGAAGTCACTATCCCCCCAGCCCATGTCTGAAATGTGCCGTACTTTTTCGCTGTCTGGCTGTGTATGATGATTTACCAGTACTGGTGGAAAATGTATGCCCTCACTGTTCTCAAACATTGCCGTCCAGAATCGAAACTCTGTATCCACATCCCGATTTAGCAAATGCTTGATAAACCGGGACATGGGCTGCAATCCAAGACGTGGTTGACCAAAATAAATGTTTTGCACCTCTTTCAAGATAAGGGGCAcagtccatccatcaaagAGAGAGTGATGTACCCTCCAtaccagtctggtgtttccaGAACGTGTAGACCTTACAAGATTGAATATGGAAAGAGGTGTTCCCAATCCCATGGCAACATCCGTGGTGGAGTCTTGCGTGGAGTCTTGAATGGAGTCTTGCTCATTGATGGTCGTCCACCACAGTCCCTCATCAACGACGACTTGCACCAGAATGTGACCCTCCACATGAGGCAAACTGATGATCCTTGTCCGCAAGATAGCATTGGACTCTACAGTCCGAAGCCACGCGGTTTGAAGTAGATCTGcgtcaatgtctggtccaacttgAAAGGTATGCTCGGTCACATAGTTCTCGGGCCGTATCTCAGTGAGAGCTATGAGTCCCTCCTGGAGAGGTGTACAAGGCAGGATATCAACCACCTGAGATATTTGGACACCGCACATCTGAGAACTGGCAGCTATTGCCTGTTGTAAGTTAAGCGACGGAGGCAGTAATGAGTATGGATGAACATCCACGACGTCGGGCTGAGGGCCGGCACTCAATTCTTTCGGAGCATTTGATGTTCCAGTAGTGCTTGAAGTGTCAACAATGGAAAGATTGTCATCATTTCCGGATTCAAGCTTTTCGAAGTCAATAAATTGTGTCTTTCTCTCACTGACTTCATGAATATGCTCAGTTTTAGACGGAAAACTGTCTGAACGATCCCCAGCTGGGCTCGAATCAGGCTGCTTAAGCTCCCATGAGTCTGAAGCCCCATTAGCCCTGGCAAACAGCGTAGAGCTACTTGGTTTGTGACCATTTCGTCCAGTGCTGCGAAGCTTGGAGAGCAGGCGCCTTGTCTTCCTAAGTTTCACTCTTTCAGGGCGGAGACGGCTCAGACGAGAAAGGAATCCATCTATATAGCGATATGCTGAAAATGACCCTCTCGGCCACCGTCTTGAATGAGGACTACCATGCTTGACGGACTTCTTCGAAACACCAACTGAGTTCTTGGTACCTCGCGGTGATGGGTCCATAATGCGACAGtatttctttgtttcttctttgagaAAATAATGTAGTATTCTGAACACTATGATAGGTCGTTGTCAAGAGATCAGCCATTCCTCTCCACTAGCACAGTCCTCGATCAGAACAATTATATATGTTCGACCTCCTCCCACCCGGTAAGGTTTGGTAAAGATGTCTCCGAACTCATCAGTACTTTCTCCAGCCTTACACACCACCTTCACATGTTTTCTCAATTAGAAAGACAAGGCCGCAGGTTAGCAAGACGATCAACTGTCACTGCCCATCTCTCCCTATCACAAGACTGCCGACAGCATCCACCACGGCGTGCGGCCAGAGAAGACCATATGATGGATCGACAACGGTAAGCAGCCTCGCACGGCACATCATGCAATAAATCTTTTGTATGGTACTTTTTCTTTCGCCCCCACAATATTGGAAGTTAACTCTAGCCCGTGGTGAAGGAGACTTCATTTCAACCGCATACAGAACAGACCAATTTCTCTTTACGAGCGTATCTTAAGTTTCCCGCAACACGCCACTCTTCGTAAGTGATGGTGAACAAGTTTTAAGTTGCAGGTACGCATCCGAGATGCAACTCAGCCTTATTTTATGCTACGCATGTGGCCAATGCGGGGGTAACTATATCTCAAGTATACGttatgtacggagtagcaATGCTTGCTTTCCCTGGACCAGCATTTAAGAACAAGATATAAGGTTAAATTCGCCAGGAGTCTCGTGTAAACGAAAGACGTGAATCGGCCCGATGAGCTCCACTGCCGCAGCCCTGTGATAAAAATAAAGAGCATGAATTATGTAAATGTGGCTCTTCAGCAGGTTATTCTTGGTTTTACCTTTCACGTACATAAAAGTGGCGCTGGGCGAGTGACTATTCTGCAATGGAGCTTAGAACAGATAGTGCTTGATGCTGTATGAACATTATAAATGCCTTTGTTACTTGccgaaacaaaaaaaggTTTGCTTTGAATATGGCGTACGTTAGAGTTCAGTCATTTGACAGCCACGTATGTGCCGATTTCCgagtgtgttgatggacaGGGTGGCCTTGGTCCTCGAGCACAGTTATGGCATCCTATGGTAGGGTATCGCTCGAGCTTCAGTTGCAATTGCTATACGAAGTTCCTAATCAGGCATCGATATAAAGCAGAAAATGCACAACATGCATATCCGCGGGGTGGCgcatattttttttttggataACCTGGCACATAGATCGAGACAACGGGACGTGCGGAATTCTCCGTACGAAATGTATAAATcaggtacatgtacatgcATCAAACTGGGTGAACGTGACCTAAGAAATCTACATAGACTTGAAATTGGTAAGCATACAGTCACCTACGCTTGACATCATGTTCGATTTGATATAAGTCTCCCCATGTACCCGTATAGCATCTCGTCTTGAATACATCAGACGCAGTGTACCAGTCAAAAGCATCAAAAATTGAAATTCTCGCTATACTGTACGTTCATTAAGCCTAGCACGATATACTTCCCCGTCGGTATTGTGCCTGTCGAGTGAAGCGGAGGAGAGTACGCGATAGAATTCCCAAACGGAACAAACTCGGCTTCCTGTACCGAAACATTTCGAGTACTTGGAGTTGATCTACATGAGATTGGAGACCAAATACGTGTGAATCGCGTCAGTCTACATTTCAGCTACGCcatcgacgacatcatcagctGCACCAACTTTCCCCTTTCCCCTTTCCCCTGGTTTGCATCGCTTCTTTCCCACCCAGCTTCCACCCGCGGCACAGCGAATGTGCAATGTACTGACTGGCGAGTACGCTTGACACTAAATAACCAATGCTGAAGCAGCTGCACAAAGGGATGCAGAGGCAAGCGTTGCCCACGCTTGAGTTCCAGCCATTCTAAGATCCCCAGCAACTTGGAAGCAGCCCATTACGCGTGATTATATCTCCGTCATCAAGGATGGAATACTCAATGGAAGCTGAGAGGCAATTTGGGCCCGTTCTATCCAGCCCAAATGATACGACTTTCGACTTTACTCTGTTATTCGAGGAAGTAATCCTCACGGCCCTTCCCCTGGGCATTGCTCGTACGCTGAATCGAAACAGAAAAGCACCAGTTACGACTGTGATGTGATGCTAACATTACTGCAGTTCTCTGGTCCGTCCAACGCTTGTGGACGCTCCGGCGAGGCGCGCCCAAAGTTCGACCATCATGGCTGTTGCCTTCTAAAATGGTGTGATGATAACAAACAAGTGCCTTTCAGTTTTGC
The genomic region above belongs to Pochonia chlamydosporia 170 chromosome 2, whole genome shotgun sequence and contains:
- a CDS encoding non-ribosomal peptide synthetase (similar to Arthroderma otae CBS 113480 XP_002850747.1), whose product is MDPSPRGTKNSVGVSKKSVKHGSPHSRRWPRGSFSAYRYIDGFLSRLSRLRPERVKLRKTRRLLSKLRSTGRNGHKPSSSTLFARANGASDSWELKQPDSSPAGDRSDSFPSKTEHIHEVSERKTQFIDFEKLESGNDDNLSIVDTSSTTGTSNAPKELSAGPQPDVVDVHPYSLLPPSLNLQQAIAASSQMCGVQISQVVDILPCTPLQEGLIALTEIRPENYVTEHTFQVGPDIDADLLQTAWLRTVESNAILRTRIISLPHVEGHILVQVVVDEGLWWTTINEQDSIQDSTQDSTTDVAMGLGTPLSIFNLVRSTRSGNTRLVWRVHHSLFDGWTVPLILKEVQNIYFGQPRLGLQPMSRFIKHLLNRDVDTEFRFWTAMFENSEGIHFPPVLVNHHTQPDSEKVRHISDMGWGDSDFTPATLLKAAWAVATANATGSCEALFGLTVTGRQAALEGIELIAGPTIATIPVAVLFDWDTSINQLLEMVQGQTADMISYEHTGLQKIARMSDKAATGCNFQTLLVIQPSSTGSSKDEDSLFLTEVHDNKAGSTSDTYPVVVECFLGSSGVDLRVMFDSTVIAQDHMDFVIDDFVSALRHLNDSNIGHQSLQLLHGEPWHICQAFSWNETVPLPTLECIHDMITRRVLMNPLRPAINAWDGDFTYEQLDVMSTRLALHVCGTGVQGKIVPLVFEKSAWMPIATVAVMKAGAACLALDTTQPLERLRSIIAQAEAPLVLSSIANESLSFQLGNHTTILVGPNQDWNPSVSTLPVVDPSDVLYLCFTSGSTGVPKGALITHSNFASAVTYQQVQLGYSSSSRVFNFSSYAFDPAWSNIIQTFTSGGCLCIPSQEERDNDLAGCLERYGVNHADFTPSVARIVGEKALSRMSTILTGGEPVLPGDTFLVNGETKMFNVYGPAECTPVVAFSEIKPGDIAIGRGAGVCTWVIDPETNTPSKLGEVGELWVEGPLVGRGYLNNESATSKSFIEDPEWLTRCTSKTMGAAKVHGRRGRLYRTGDMVQYRPDGSLQYVGRTDTQVKIRGQRVELGEVEQHVLLALPEGVSALITAEVIQVKKSQSLTIVVFITLKGQDASQMTEDAHELAVADLVDGLRTRLVDRIPRFLMPTAIIPMFSPPMLTSGKTDRKSLRIMGESLYHRYSKTSNVQNEPEEPLSNIEAIIQQSWMSVMDLPVEDVGVNEDFTRIGGDSITAMQIVSQCKLHNISFTISDLLQASTIKKLASRCTVRGIEDIQNLGDEDDIAEGPFDLSPVQQMFFNTYPDGFNHWNQSFLLKLSSIVSFELLQRALNAVVCRHDMLRCRFQKDPATGRWMQQICDENDPQSFAFTEHVVQNHAEIATLGQHRQETMNLQLGPVFACDIYRVPNGEQMVLLSAHHTVVDLVSWRIIWGDIEDFISHGRLMSHPTMTFRAWCRRQARVGASLSPLSVLPYYVPPLQVGFWGIDQLENTFAGCTSYSLRFDKSCTAKLFGDCNGPLRTEPLDIIIGTLAYTFVQMFPEREVATIWLEGHGREPFDESHCDVSSTVGWFTTQYPLQLPVCQNTSALHAIRLAKDFRRKVPSKGQPYFSCRYHSESGRTMFEGHEVSEISLNFTGKFQQLEKDDGLFKHADLDDGAGAITEMASTARRFALIEIEASVQDDELLVSFDVHEKMKHQERLQGWAGLFHRQVESTVDQLLKSGPVLTLSDLPLLNMSYDGLDTLLNEQLLRIGINSGDVVDIYGCSTLQQGILLSFQKENASYETVSIWRLVSPPNAGVVLVPKFRQAWEDAVNHHTILQSIFTVHPETGEFIQVVLRNVKPRVTILNAGNQNPTDVLTELHRPVFAENEPNHALTICQSSTGEVSCRLDVSHSLVDASSMFGLVRDVLYGYDGIEIPPRTPFREMIRYLSGISKTQRITAWAKLLQGVQPCEFPISLRGLTRTCTESSGQISISASAIDGVAEFCRDIGITRSVFIQVAWSMVLSHFTGRDDVCFGYLCNGRDIPVEGVDTMVGPLANLLISRVNLRLPPEEVLRQTSQNSINHLAIQHISLADIQHHLGLSKRLFNTALSIRGADKMDMEKVPNLTMEPQGGEDPHEFDIGLSALIDGDNMGILMEYHQPYVPEHIAREAANVFTKATRHLLDTGRGDAQNNNQVTTLASNFFKQTVGQDEASTQQFWGDQFANIENSHFPSIEADVQPNIDNEVHFKISGLNFSTKAEFSAETIVRGGWAILASHMVGSNEAIFGAIASNNTAQFPIRIPLTPEMTIDGFLYDIQLQSRSLRHFEHTGLCRIMSMSEEAALAAQFQTIIHMEQQPATKARAQSHGHHALFVSCYINETDTNLTFSHDCSILDNQQVLRLAHQLGIILRQLLDPDSRITQLNDLTLVSPQDIEDIWNWNAVVPQSMEACMHDLITNRARAQPKAQAVCAWDGNLTYSQLDELSTRLAMQLTGCGIGPGSCIPLLFEKSMWMPVAVAAVMKAGAAAVATDTATQPEERLRCIIQTVKAPMILCSSSNRHIADNLSEHVVVVGSDLFFEQLGNQKLPTVSPADLLYIIFTSGSTGTPKGVMVSHRNMASALKHQSKALGYQSDSRVLDFSSYAFDVFWSNMMNTLTTGACLCIPSTEERQCDLSGALQKYNITLADLTPSVARHLMGLERLSTMILGGEVVLRSDRQLAGENTKVISAYGPAECTPTATILNLSEAIDGLGYGAGVCTWIVDPDNESKLAPVGAPGELWVEGPLVGDGYVFDEEMTSKSFIQDPEWLVRGIPGKRPGRRGRLYRTGDLVQYLPDGSLRFLGRKDTQVKLRGQRIELEEVERAVRNTLLGLDPTLGDAQVVVEVIQPRETAQSLLIAFISLKNYEEDHDVAAKRATAGLDEHLSLILPSYMIPSVFIPQKVIQRTHTGKVDRKLLRKVGSELTSRQMAEFSNMHQERRPPSTDAEELVLKLWVEAINVNADNVGIDDNFFRIGGDSIGAMKVVGLARQNGVPQLTVKDVFQNPILRDLASLCDVRR